Proteins encoded in a region of the Paucibacter sediminis genome:
- a CDS encoding AraC family transcriptional regulator, which yields MPAASNAHSHDYSHAYSRLLLPSPGLAGCVRGLMCRSTLGLALPAEQRFNHYPATPLCSLNWWLEGTAELLAPGAPASLQSPRQTLPVAFSLSGPQTMPSITWNPGPARGLMLMLMPDALRRLTGLAPESLMNRTVDAATLLPPSWLAMAAQVAAAPDDAARMACIEAFLRPLWRAERVPALQRYAEWAEGLALHAATSAPGRSLRQVERRIRAWAGQPLRELRGLGRAERAFFAGLRAQQPPAWAQLALEQGYADQSHLCRESRRITGFSPAELRRRIASDEGFWAYRVWQ from the coding sequence ATGCCTGCCGCGTCGAACGCCCACAGCCACGACTACAGCCACGCCTACAGCCGCCTGCTGCTGCCGAGCCCCGGCCTGGCCGGCTGTGTGCGCGGCCTGATGTGCCGCAGCACGCTGGGCCTGGCTCTGCCGGCCGAACAGCGCTTCAACCACTACCCGGCTACACCCCTGTGCAGCCTGAACTGGTGGCTCGAAGGCACGGCCGAGCTGCTGGCACCCGGCGCGCCCGCTAGCCTGCAAAGCCCGCGCCAGACACTGCCGGTGGCGTTCAGCCTGAGCGGCCCCCAGACCATGCCCAGCATCACCTGGAACCCGGGCCCGGCGCGGGGCCTGATGCTGATGCTGATGCCCGACGCGCTGCGGCGCCTCACCGGCCTGGCCCCCGAGAGCCTCATGAACCGCACCGTGGATGCCGCCACGCTGCTGCCCCCAAGCTGGCTGGCCATGGCCGCGCAAGTGGCGGCCGCGCCCGACGATGCCGCCCGCATGGCCTGCATCGAGGCGTTCCTGCGGCCGCTGTGGCGGGCGGAGCGCGTGCCCGCCCTGCAGCGCTATGCCGAGTGGGCCGAAGGCCTGGCCCTGCATGCCGCCACCTCGGCGCCGGGGCGCAGCCTGCGCCAGGTGGAGCGGCGCATCCGGGCCTGGGCCGGCCAGCCCCTGCGCGAACTGCGCGGCCTGGGGCGCGCCGAGCGCGCCTTCTTTGCCGGTCTGCGTGCGCAGCAGCCGCCGGCCTGGGCCCAGCTGGCGCTGGAGCAGGGCTATGCGGACCAGTCACATCTGTGCCGCGAGTCGCGCCGCATCACCGGCTTTTCACCTGCGGAACTGCGGCGGCGTATCGCCAGCGACGAGGGCTTCTGGGCCTACCGGGTCTGGCAGTAG
- a CDS encoding DUF4336 domain-containing protein, with protein sequence MLHRITDQLWHAQHRFHVNGLAVSSRMSVVQLPGGQLWLHSPVPISAALRAQLCELGEVRYIVAPSKTHHLFLADCAAAFPQAQLFGAPGLRAKRPELAGLQELPEPAAAPWAPALDWALFEGIPYANETVWFHRPSASLILTDLLQCWQHAGSWQARLYARLTGVHRQLAAPRTVRALVRDRAAARRSIERLLAWPFERVLLAHDATLEQDAHASVARALRALA encoded by the coding sequence GTGCTCCATCGCATCACCGACCAGCTCTGGCATGCCCAGCATCGATTCCACGTCAACGGCCTGGCCGTCAGCTCACGCATGAGCGTGGTGCAGCTGCCCGGCGGGCAGCTGTGGCTGCACTCGCCGGTGCCCATCTCCGCCGCGCTGCGCGCCCAGCTGTGTGAGCTGGGTGAGGTGCGCTACATCGTGGCACCCAGCAAGACCCACCACCTCTTCCTGGCCGACTGTGCAGCCGCCTTTCCCCAGGCGCAGCTGTTCGGCGCCCCCGGCCTGCGTGCCAAGCGGCCCGAGCTCGCCGGCCTGCAGGAGCTGCCCGAGCCGGCCGCAGCGCCATGGGCGCCGGCGCTCGACTGGGCCCTGTTCGAAGGCATCCCCTATGCCAATGAAACCGTCTGGTTTCACCGCCCCTCGGCCAGCCTGATACTCACCGACCTGCTGCAATGCTGGCAGCATGCGGGCTCCTGGCAGGCGCGCCTGTATGCACGCCTGACCGGTGTGCACCGGCAGCTGGCCGCCCCACGCACGGTGCGCGCCCTGGTGCGCGACCGCGCCGCCGCGCGGCGCAGCATTGAACGGCTGCTCGCTTGGCCGTTCGAGCGCGTGCTGCTGGCGCATGACGCCACGCTGGAGCAGGACGCGCACGCAAGCGTGGCACGCGCCTTGCGCGCCCTGGCCTAG
- a CDS encoding LysR substrate-binding domain-containing protein, whose protein sequence is MGASDAEERLKGLATFVQVVEAGSFALAAERLRQTRSAVGKSVARLEQRLGTKLFNRNTRRQSLTESGQAFFERCQRALAEIAAAETALDVSRRELVGRLRVAAPLLLGRQLVAPLLSRLLSQHPRLELELALSDRLVDLQGEGFDLAVRLGALRDSATLATRALGRFEFVICAAPAYLLRHGVPQCIADFAGHSAIVYAGSGPESAWQAQDEAGRPQDLQVRRRLRLDDVQAIADAALAGLGLARLPRWLVAPHLRSGALQLLGETLHRHEVQVHLVWQQQRQLPMKTRAAIDMLAAELPTALQDA, encoded by the coding sequence TTGGGCGCAAGCGATGCCGAGGAGCGGCTCAAGGGCCTGGCCACCTTTGTGCAAGTGGTGGAGGCGGGCAGTTTTGCCCTGGCTGCCGAACGCCTGCGCCAGACCCGCTCGGCCGTGGGCAAGAGCGTGGCGCGGCTGGAGCAGCGCCTGGGCACCAAGCTCTTCAACCGCAATACCAGGCGCCAGAGCCTGACCGAAAGCGGGCAGGCGTTCTTCGAGCGCTGCCAGCGCGCCCTGGCCGAGATCGCGGCCGCCGAGACCGCGCTGGACGTCTCGCGCCGTGAACTGGTGGGCCGCTTGCGCGTGGCCGCACCCCTGCTGCTGGGGCGGCAGCTGGTGGCACCGCTGCTGAGCCGCTTGCTGAGCCAGCACCCGCGCCTGGAACTGGAGCTGGCCCTCAGTGACCGGCTCGTCGATCTGCAGGGCGAGGGCTTCGACCTGGCCGTGCGCCTGGGTGCGCTGCGCGATAGCGCCACCCTGGCGACGCGCGCGCTGGGCCGGTTCGAGTTCGTGATCTGTGCCGCGCCCGCCTATCTGCTGCGCCATGGCGTGCCGCAGTGCATCGCGGACTTCGCCGGGCACAGCGCCATCGTCTATGCCGGCAGCGGCCCCGAGAGTGCCTGGCAGGCGCAGGACGAGGCCGGGCGCCCGCAGGATCTGCAGGTGCGGCGCCGCCTGCGCCTCGACGATGTGCAGGCGATTGCCGATGCCGCCCTCGCCGGCCTGGGCCTGGCGCGCCTGCCGCGCTGGCTGGTCGCGCCGCACTTGCGCAGTGGCGCACTGCAATTGCTGGGCGAGACACTGCACCGTCACGAGGTGCAGGTGCATCTGGTCTGGCAACAGCAGCGCCAGCTGCCGATGAAGACCCGCGCCGCCATCGACATGCTCGCCGCCGAACTGCCGACGGCCCTGCAGGACGCCTGA
- a CDS encoding serine hydrolase, which produces MHAFATRARQLTLAAVLASGAALAQQDLTPAPMTPVAAKTQPQDVLRLLDLWLDAQLAYERVPALSVAVQRGPELLWAKGYGKLDAAGRLPAGPDTVYGICSISKLFTAVAVMQLWEQGRFSLDDDIGKLLPEFTLQRDDPDSGAISVRALLTHSAGLPREADFAYWTAPDFKFPTREQMLQRLGSQRSFMRVGERFQYSNLGMALLGELVARLSGLPFETYVQRHILAPLQLADTRTVLPLELQGKRLAQGWGSLRRDGTREALKPYAAEGITPAAGFSSTVQDLARFAAWQFRLRKQGGSELLKVATLREMQRVQWTDPDGKTSWGLGFAVGRDGSQTLASHGGLCPGYQSGLVLALDDELAVATMSNANDSEDFGSRYTRPIRKLLAKGLSLPASNPALPAYAGRYSDQPWESETVIVPWGEQLALLHLPTRDPAGDLQLLKPVGPDQFRALRDDGSLAEAYRFRRNAAGEVEAVESWGQLMRRVAPLR; this is translated from the coding sequence ATGCATGCATTCGCCACGCGCGCCCGCCAGCTGACCCTGGCCGCCGTTCTGGCAAGCGGTGCCGCCCTGGCCCAGCAAGACCTGACCCCGGCGCCGATGACGCCCGTGGCCGCCAAGACTCAGCCCCAGGATGTCTTGCGCCTGCTGGACCTCTGGCTCGACGCCCAGCTCGCCTATGAGCGCGTACCGGCGCTGTCGGTGGCGGTGCAGCGCGGCCCCGAGCTGCTCTGGGCCAAGGGCTATGGCAAGCTCGACGCCGCCGGCCGGCTGCCGGCCGGGCCCGACACGGTCTACGGCATCTGCTCGATCTCCAAGCTCTTCACCGCGGTGGCGGTGATGCAGCTGTGGGAACAGGGCCGCTTCTCGCTCGACGACGACATCGGCAAGCTCCTGCCCGAGTTCACGCTGCAGCGCGACGATCCCGACAGCGGCGCGATCAGCGTGCGCGCGCTGCTGACGCATTCGGCCGGCCTGCCGCGCGAGGCCGATTTCGCCTACTGGACCGCGCCGGACTTCAAGTTCCCAACGCGCGAGCAGATGCTGCAGCGCCTGGGCAGCCAGCGTAGCTTCATGCGCGTGGGCGAGCGCTTCCAGTACAGCAATCTGGGCATGGCCCTGCTGGGCGAGCTGGTGGCCCGGCTCTCGGGCCTGCCGTTCGAGACCTATGTGCAGCGCCACATCCTCGCGCCGCTGCAGCTGGCCGACACGCGCACCGTGCTGCCGCTCGAGCTGCAGGGCAAGCGTCTGGCGCAGGGCTGGGGTTCGCTGCGGCGCGATGGCACGCGCGAGGCGCTCAAGCCTTATGCGGCCGAGGGCATCACGCCCGCGGCCGGCTTCAGCTCCACGGTGCAGGACCTGGCGCGCTTTGCCGCCTGGCAGTTCCGCCTGCGCAAGCAGGGCGGTAGCGAGCTGCTCAAGGTCGCCACCCTGCGCGAGATGCAGCGCGTGCAATGGACCGACCCCGACGGCAAGACCAGCTGGGGCCTGGGTTTCGCGGTGGGGCGCGATGGCAGCCAGACCCTGGCCAGCCACGGCGGCCTCTGCCCCGGCTACCAATCGGGCCTTGTGCTGGCGCTGGACGACGAGTTGGCGGTGGCGACGATGAGCAATGCCAACGACAGCGAGGACTTCGGCAGCCGCTACACGCGTCCGATCCGCAAGCTGCTGGCCAAGGGCCTGAGCCTGCCCGCCAGCAACCCGGCGCTGCCCGCCTATGCCGGGCGCTACAGCGACCAGCCCTGGGAAAGCGAGACCGTGATCGTGCCCTGGGGCGAGCAGCTGGCCCTGCTGCACCTGCCCACGCGCGACCCGGCGGGCGATCTGCAATTGCTCAAGCCGGTCGGGCCCGACCAGTTCCGCGCGCTGCGCGACGACGGCAGCCTGGCCGAGGCCTACCGGTTCCGGCGCAATGCCGCCGGCGAGGTGGAGGCGGTGGAGAGCTGGGGCCAGCTGATGCGGCGCGTGGCGCCGCTGCGCTGA
- a CDS encoding GNAT family N-acetyltransferase: MLNLQPLARGDAAALLAFELENRAYFERWINPREPDFYALAAVQASIAEAEQARAADSAHAYVLKLHDEIVGRINLRHVERRFFNKAMLGYRMSAAHQGRGHATRALAMVLEEARTRLGLWRIEAEVRADNIGSSRVLLRNGFREFGRATRAIELAGAWHDLLYYEWHAGATPRRFEPAA; encoded by the coding sequence ATGCTGAACCTGCAACCCCTGGCGCGCGGCGATGCCGCTGCCCTGCTGGCCTTTGAGCTGGAGAACCGCGCCTACTTCGAGCGCTGGATCAATCCGCGCGAGCCGGATTTCTACGCGCTTGCGGCGGTGCAGGCCTCCATCGCCGAGGCCGAGCAGGCACGCGCCGCCGACAGCGCCCATGCCTATGTGCTGAAGCTGCACGACGAGATTGTCGGGCGCATCAATCTGCGCCATGTGGAGCGGCGCTTCTTCAACAAGGCCATGCTGGGCTACCGCATGAGCGCCGCGCACCAGGGCCGGGGCCATGCCACGCGGGCGCTGGCCATGGTGCTGGAGGAGGCGCGCACGCGGCTGGGCCTGTGGCGCATCGAGGCCGAGGTGCGTGCCGACAATATCGGCTCCAGCCGCGTGCTGCTGCGCAATGGCTTCCGCGAGTTCGGGCGGGCCACGCGCGCCATCGAGCTGGCGGGCGCCTGGCACGACCTGCTGTACTACGAATGGCATGCCGGCGCCACGCCGCGCCGCTTCGAGCCCGCGGCCTGA